In Hydractinia symbiolongicarpus strain clone_291-10 chromosome 13, HSymV2.1, whole genome shotgun sequence, a single genomic region encodes these proteins:
- the LOC130624288 gene encoding THUMP domain-containing protein 1-like: MSDLKRKGKAFYKGYSKKRRWKEELRPGLAGVLITCDGRERNAVAEAYRLLNEYADAKYGPEKHAEEDSDDSNELDIEEALKKEVADIKESNKMGTERRFQTVENKAKNVIFIRTASTINPFELVHNIFNDILCSEVRKSKFCLRFLPVLKTCYAKVDEIVKASKPIIEEYFHSISDPFTYCIMWKTRCNNQIKRDDVILRLVDVICEKECGHETEYKHPDVILNIDIIGNICCLGILRNYQKFRKYNLDMLLKETVVADESVKTENKDDVKKEIQDDGEKEVKIDAKTGADIKIKSMCNVEKADQDKVKKEDEVKKMENDVKTQLLVESQAKNNSECTQQQDHIENKNTVDKAGIEEMKQE; encoded by the coding sequence ATGTCTGACTTAAAACGAAAGGGTAAGGCTTTCTATAAAGGGTATTCTAAAAAAAGAAGATGGAAGGAAGAGCTTCGACCTGGCCTTGCTGGTGTCCTTATAACATGTGATGGACGTGAAAGAAATGCTGTTGCTGAAGCATATCGTTTACTTAATGAATACGCTGATGCAAAATATGGTCCAGAAAAACATGCTGAAGAAGACTCTGATGATTCTAATGAATTGGATATTGAGGAGGCTTTAAAGAAAGAGGTGGCAGATATCAAAGAGTCAAACAAGATGGGAACAGAAAGAAGATTTCAAACTgttgaaaacaaagcaaaaaatgtcattttcatCAGAACAGCCAGCACAATTAATCCATTTGAACTTGTGCACAATATTTTCAATGATATTCTCTGTTCAGAAGTTAGAAAGAGTAAATTCTGTTTACGATTTTTGCCTGTTTTGAAAACGTGTTATGCTAAAGTGGATGAAATTGTTAAAGCTTCAAAACCGATTATAGAGGAATATTTTCATAGCATTTCAGATCCATTTACATATTGCATCATGTGGAAAACTAGATGTAATAATCAGATCAAACGTGATGATGTTATTTTAAGGCTTGTGGATGTGATTTGTGAGAAGGAGTGTGGCCATGAAACAGAATACAAACATCCTGATGTTATTTTGAATATAGATATCATTGGAAATATATGCTGTCTGGGCATTCTACGAAATTAtcaaaagtttagaaaatataACTTGGATATGCTGCTCAAGGAAACAGTCGTTGCAGATGAAAGTgtgaaaacagaaaataaagATGATGTGAAAAAGGAAATTCAAGATGATGgagaaaaagaagttaaaattgATGCGAAAACAGGAGctgatataaaaattaaaagcatgTGTAATGTGGAAAAAGCTGATCAAGATAAAGTTAAGAAAGAAGATGAAGTTAAGAAAATGGAAAACGATGTGAAAACACAACTTTTAGTGGAATCTCAAGCAAAAAACAATTCTGAATGCACTCAGCAACAGGATCatatagaaaacaaaaacacagttGACAAAGCTGGTATAGAAGAAATGAAACAAGAGTGA